From Fusobacterium varium:
TATTAAAGAGATACCAGGACTAGGTATATTGGATATGGAAACTATAATGGAAAAAGAAAAAAATACAACTCAGTATTCAGGAAAATTCAATAATACAACTGGGATTATTTCAGGATTAGATGGAATAAAAATAAAAGGATATGAAATACATCAGGGAGTTACAGCTGGAAATGAAAGAGCAGTAACAAATGATGATCATATAGTTGCAGTGGTAAAAGATAATATATTTGGAACATATCTTCATGGGATATTTGATAATGAAGAAGTGACAAGAAATATATTAAATAAGATAAGAGAGAAAAAAGGCTTGGAAAAAATGGAAGCAGGAATTACCTTTGATGAATATAGAGAACAGGAATTTGATAAACTTGAAAAAATATTTAGAGAAAATTTAGATATGAAAAAAATATATGAAATACTAGGTGAGTAGAAGATGAATTTTATAATGAAGTATGGAATTGCATATGTAATGGATTTGATATTTGGAGATCCGCATTGGTTTCCACATCCTGTAAGGATTATAGGAAAACTTATCAGTTTTTTGGAAAAAATATTATACAGCGCTTCGAATAAAAAAATATCAGGTGCTTTTCTAACATTTGCAGTAGTAGGAGTTACATTTGTTATTTCTTATTACATATCATCTGTTTCATATATTTTAGAAATTTTCTTTCTGTACACTACTCTTGCTACAAAAAGTCTGGCTGATGAAGGTTTTAGAGTATGTAAAATTCTTACAGAAGGTGATTTAGAAAAGGCTAAAAAAGAATTATCTTATCTTGTAAGCAGAGATACAGGAAATATGGATATAGGACAGATTACAAGAAGTGTACTTGAAACAATAAGTGAAAATAGTGTAGATGGAGTTATAGCCCCAATGTTTTTTGCCTTTTTAGGAAGTTTTTTTCATATAAATGGAGTTTCTCTTGCCCTGCCATTCGCCATGGGATATAAGGCAATAAATACTCTTGATTCTATGGTAGGCTACAAAAATGATAAATATATGGATTTTGGAATGGTATCTGCAAAGACAGATGATGCAGCTAATTTTATACCTGCAAGAATAACAGGAGGATTTATTATACCAATAGCAGCAATGATATTGAGATTTGATTATAAAAATGCCTGGAAAATATTTCTAAGAGATAGATTGAATCATTCAAGCCCTAA
This genomic window contains:
- the cobD gene encoding cobalamin biosynthesis protein; amino-acid sequence: MNFIMKYGIAYVMDLIFGDPHWFPHPVRIIGKLISFLEKILYSASNKKISGAFLTFAVVGVTFVISYYISSVSYILEIFFLYTTLATKSLADEGFRVCKILTEGDLEKAKKELSYLVSRDTGNMDIGQITRSVLETISENSVDGVIAPMFFAFLGSFFHINGVSLALPFAMGYKAINTLDSMVGYKNDKYMDFGMVSAKTDDAANFIPARITGGFIIPIAAMILRFDYKNAWKIFLRDRLNHSSPNSGNSEAAFAGALGVQFGGKTSYFGKIHEKPTIGDRKKSFDLRDIMKAIKLLYVSSWVGIGLFTLITYLTDLLLKKM